From the genome of Rhodobacteraceae bacterium Araon29, one region includes:
- a CDS encoding ATP-binding protein, translated as MVSGAAWIASADVAVKDKFLNELSVSELFALPYLFEFWALPHQVSPSGAWRTWVIMGGRGAGKTRAGAEWVRHQVEGATPLMDGKARRMALVADTLEQARDVMVFGESGILACSPPDRRPVWQAARKRLLWPNGATATVFSAHDPEALRGPQFDAAWCDELAKWKQGQAAWDNLQFALRLGDEPRQCVTTTPRNVGVLKTILGHSSTVKTHAPTAANQANLADSFLAEVHARYAGTRLGRQELDGLLIEGIEGGLWTEKMLSVAQVDIVPELDRVIVAIDPPVTGHSKSDDCGIIVAGAVTSGPMQDWRAYVLADATISGSSPTKWATAAVAALDRWGAERLVAEVNQGGDLVETVVRQVAPMVPYRAVRAGRGKAARAEPVAALYEQGKVYHAKGLDKLEEQMSQMTAQGYHGSGSPDRVDALVWALSDLLLDPAAQAQPPSLRVL; from the coding sequence CTGGTATCGGGTGCCGCTTGGATCGCCTCCGCAGATGTTGCCGTGAAGGACAAATTTCTAAATGAGCTGAGTGTCTCAGAGCTTTTCGCGCTTCCGTATTTGTTCGAGTTCTGGGCCTTGCCCCATCAGGTTTCACCATCTGGTGCTTGGCGTACATGGGTAATCATGGGGGGGCGAGGCGCTGGCAAAACGCGGGCTGGTGCAGAATGGGTGCGTCATCAAGTTGAAGGCGCAACCCCGCTTATGGATGGTAAGGCGCGTAGGATGGCATTGGTTGCTGATACGTTAGAGCAAGCGCGAGATGTTATGGTGTTTGGTGAAAGCGGTATTCTGGCCTGTAGCCCACCAGACCGCAGGCCCGTTTGGCAAGCCGCTCGAAAGCGATTGTTGTGGCCAAACGGTGCAACCGCAACCGTCTTTTCCGCTCATGATCCAGAGGCTCTGCGAGGACCGCAATTTGATGCAGCATGGTGTGATGAACTGGCCAAGTGGAAGCAGGGGCAGGCGGCTTGGGATAATTTGCAGTTTGCGCTTCGGTTGGGGGATGAGCCCCGTCAATGCGTGACCACAACCCCGAGGAATGTCGGAGTTTTGAAAACAATTCTTGGCCACTCTAGCACGGTGAAAACCCACGCTCCTACCGCTGCTAACCAAGCAAATTTGGCGGATAGTTTTCTTGCAGAAGTTCACGCGCGATATGCTGGTACGCGCCTGGGCCGACAAGAGCTTGATGGGCTTCTTATTGAGGGCATCGAGGGCGGGCTTTGGACCGAAAAAATGCTGAGCGTAGCTCAGGTTGATATCGTGCCTGAACTGGACCGGGTGATTGTTGCCATTGATCCGCCAGTCACGGGTCATAGCAAGTCCGATGATTGCGGAATTATCGTCGCGGGCGCTGTCACCAGCGGACCTATGCAGGACTGGCGCGCATATGTGTTAGCTGATGCGACGATTTCGGGCAGCAGCCCGACGAAATGGGCAACTGCGGCTGTTGCCGCTTTGGATCGGTGGGGTGCAGAGCGGTTGGTTGCCGAGGTTAACCAGGGGGGCGATTTGGTCGAAACAGTTGTGCGTCAGGTTGCCCCAATGGTGCCTTATCGCGCTGTGCGTGCTGGGCGGGGCAAAGCCGCCAGAGCCGAACCTGTCGCTGCGCTTTACGAGCAGGGCAAGGTGTATCACGCAAAAGGATTGGACAAACTAGAAGAGCAAATGTCCCAGATGACTGCGCAGGGCTACCACGGATCTGGCAGCCCTGACAGGGTGGATGCCCTTGTTTGGGCACTTAGTGATCTTCTGCTGGACCCTGCGGCACAAGCACAGCCGCCCAGTTTGCGGGTTCTTTAG
- a CDS encoding phage portal protein has translation MSLFNVFGSPASPQQAKEYKSSASFPVVTYQTTGRVGWSARDPVSMVKSGFCANPVGFRAVRLIAEAAAALPMVLQDKERRYESHPVLSLLDAPNPAQTRADLLEALFGQILLSGNGYLEAGLSTSGMPIELHVLRSDRMSLVPGSDGWPAAYDYTVAGRKRRFEVSGSTCQICHIRSFHPHDDHYGLSPLQAAAQALDVHNSASRWSKALLDNAARPSGAIVYRGRDGQGSLSDDQYDRLVNELETHHQGARNAGRPMLLEGGLDWKPMGFSPSDMEFQKTKEAAAREIAVAFGVPPMILGIPGDATYANYQEANRAFYRLTVLPLAHRVAAHLGRWLSTLSVEPVSLRLDLDEIPALALERDAQWRRVAEADFLSDEEKRRLLGLPMMNGLKNA, from the coding sequence ATGTCGCTATTTAATGTATTTGGAAGCCCCGCTTCACCTCAGCAGGCTAAAGAGTATAAATCCAGCGCAAGTTTTCCGGTTGTCACCTATCAAACAACTGGCCGGGTCGGATGGAGTGCCCGAGACCCCGTGAGCATGGTTAAATCAGGCTTTTGTGCCAACCCTGTAGGATTTCGTGCCGTTCGATTGATTGCAGAGGCAGCGGCCGCGCTGCCGATGGTGTTGCAGGATAAAGAGCGGCGGTATGAAAGCCACCCGGTTCTATCACTTCTCGATGCGCCCAACCCTGCACAAACAAGAGCAGATTTGCTTGAAGCACTATTTGGTCAAATTTTACTCAGTGGCAACGGATATCTAGAGGCTGGTTTATCCACGTCCGGTATGCCAATCGAACTTCATGTTTTACGTTCTGACCGCATGTCGCTTGTGCCTGGATCGGATGGGTGGCCCGCTGCTTATGATTATACGGTTGCCGGGCGAAAGCGACGCTTTGAGGTAAGTGGTTCAACCTGTCAGATATGCCATATTCGTAGCTTTCATCCCCATGACGATCATTATGGACTTTCGCCCCTGCAAGCTGCGGCGCAGGCGCTTGATGTGCATAATTCGGCCTCCCGTTGGTCCAAAGCATTGCTCGACAATGCGGCGCGACCTTCGGGTGCAATCGTATACCGTGGTCGTGATGGTCAAGGCAGCCTGAGCGACGACCAATATGACCGCTTGGTAAACGAACTCGAAACCCATCATCAAGGTGCGCGCAATGCCGGACGGCCCATGCTGTTAGAGGGGGGGTTAGATTGGAAACCTATGGGATTTTCGCCTTCTGATATGGAATTTCAAAAAACCAAAGAGGCCGCAGCACGTGAAATTGCAGTTGCCTTTGGCGTACCTCCAATGATTTTGGGCATTCCTGGAGATGCCACATATGCCAATTATCAAGAAGCCAATCGGGCCTTTTATAGGTTGACTGTGCTGCCTTTGGCGCACCGCGTTGCGGCGCATCTTGGTCGGTGGTTGTCTACTTTGAGCGTTGAACCAGTCTCGTTGCGCTTGGATCTTGATGAAATTCCCGCCCTCGCTCTTGAGCGTGATGCGCAATGGCGACGCGTTGCTGAGGCCGACTTTTTGTCTGATGAAGAAAAACGCCGCTTGCTTGGATTGCCAATGATGAACGGTTTAAAGAATGCATAA
- a CDS encoding HK97 family phage prohead protease, whose translation MNLEHKFCAVETCLTLSGDTEIEGYASLFGTPDRNGDIVQKGAYEKSLAALSANGRRVKMLWQHDPAQPIGIWEEVREDARGLYVKGRLLDNVCKAREAACLVEAGAIDGLSIGYLTKRAGTSEQGQRLLSELELWEVSLVTFPMLSSARVAAKADLYFSDRAVVKLADIFQSATQEMTLSTPHSINSRTSL comes from the coding sequence ATGAATTTGGAGCATAAATTTTGCGCCGTCGAAACGTGCCTAACCTTATCAGGAGATACGGAGATTGAGGGCTATGCAAGCCTTTTTGGAACCCCAGATCGCAATGGTGACATTGTACAAAAAGGGGCTTATGAAAAATCTCTTGCGGCCTTGTCGGCCAATGGGCGGCGGGTGAAAATGCTCTGGCAACATGATCCAGCTCAGCCAATTGGTATTTGGGAAGAAGTACGTGAAGATGCCCGCGGGCTTTATGTCAAAGGTCGGTTGCTCGACAATGTTTGCAAGGCGCGTGAGGCGGCCTGTTTGGTTGAAGCCGGCGCCATTGATGGGCTTTCCATTGGATATCTAACAAAACGCGCTGGAACGAGCGAACAGGGCCAAAGGCTCTTAAGTGAATTGGAATTATGGGAAGTATCGTTGGTGACATTCCCGATGCTGTCTAGCGCAAGGGTCGCGGCCAAAGCAGATTTATATTTTTCTGACCGTGCCGTCGTGAAGCTAGCTGATATTTTTCAATCGGCAACTCAGGAAATGACGCTTTCTACGCCTCATTCAATTAACAGCAGGACTTCATTATGA
- a CDS encoding phage major capsid protein yields MTQPDLPTKTSNDPQAVDLLTAAAHDFFETSNSVLAAIQTKLQKQEKQLAMLDRNQISRPILAHHDMPDAPHKKAFNTYLRSGEDGDLRGLDIETKGLSSAVNSDGGYLVDPQTANAINSSLSGAASVRAIASVVTVEASSYDVLIDHTDVGAGWSDENSTPNESDSPQIDRITIPLHELNALPKASQRLLDDSAFDIEGWLATRISDKFTRAEGAAFVSGNGIDKPKGFLTYDTVSVGAEEWGKLGHVITGASGDFAEANPADALVDLVYALGAHYRANASFVMNSKTAGRVRKLKDNDGRFLWSDGLASAEPARLLGYQVLVSEDMPDIADWAPAIAFGDFKAGYTIAERPDLRVLRDPFSAKPHVLFYATKRVGGDVSDFAAIKLLKFAAQI; encoded by the coding sequence ATGACCCAACCCGACTTACCAACTAAAACCTCGAATGATCCACAGGCAGTGGATCTGCTTACGGCTGCGGCGCATGATTTTTTTGAAACGTCGAACAGTGTTTTAGCCGCCATTCAAACCAAACTTCAAAAACAGGAAAAGCAACTTGCCATGCTCGATCGAAATCAAATCTCCCGTCCTATATTAGCACATCATGATATGCCTGATGCGCCACATAAAAAAGCTTTTAATACCTATTTGCGGTCCGGTGAGGACGGCGATTTACGCGGCCTGGACATTGAAACCAAGGGTCTTTCCAGCGCAGTCAATAGTGATGGGGGATATCTCGTTGATCCCCAAACTGCAAATGCGATCAATTCAAGTCTTTCTGGAGCGGCTTCGGTGCGTGCGATTGCAAGTGTTGTCACTGTCGAGGCAAGCTCTTACGATGTGCTGATCGATCACACAGATGTTGGCGCCGGCTGGAGCGATGAAAATAGTACGCCCAATGAAAGTGATAGCCCTCAAATTGATCGCATCACGATCCCTCTTCATGAATTAAACGCGCTTCCAAAGGCCTCTCAAAGACTGCTTGATGATAGTGCCTTTGATATTGAGGGTTGGCTAGCGACCCGAATTTCTGACAAATTCACCCGCGCCGAAGGGGCAGCTTTTGTGTCTGGTAATGGTATTGACAAGCCCAAAGGCTTTTTGACCTATGACACCGTTTCGGTCGGAGCTGAAGAATGGGGAAAGCTTGGTCACGTGATCACAGGCGCAAGTGGTGATTTCGCCGAAGCAAACCCTGCAGATGCGCTGGTTGATCTGGTCTATGCTCTTGGTGCACATTACCGCGCTAACGCCAGTTTTGTGATGAATTCCAAAACCGCGGGCCGTGTACGCAAACTCAAAGATAATGACGGGCGGTTTTTATGGTCTGATGGCCTGGCCTCGGCAGAGCCAGCGCGTTTGCTTGGATATCAAGTTCTGGTTTCTGAAGATATGCCAGACATTGCCGATTGGGCTCCAGCCATTGCTTTTGGTGACTTTAAGGCCGGTTATACGATTGCTGAACGCCCAGATTTACGCGTGTTGCGTGATCCATTCAGTGCAAAGCCTCATGTGCTTTTCTATGCCACAAAGCGGGTTGGTGGGGATGTTAGCGATTTTGCAGCCATTAAGCTTTTGAAATTCGCCGCTCAAATTTAA